In one window of Caballeronia sp. TF1N1 DNA:
- a CDS encoding RpiB/LacA/LacB family sugar-phosphate isomerase, with translation MKLAIGGDSAGVGLARVLADYLKDRFEVFEVSHNEASPNEFYANLSDRVASGVMSGEYDRAILVCGTGIGVSISANKVPGIRAALCHDTYSAERAALSNNAQIITMGSRVIGPEVAKTIADSFLANTFDENGRSAGNVNAINELDDKYHR, from the coding sequence ATGAAGCTAGCAATTGGTGGAGACAGCGCCGGAGTGGGACTTGCACGCGTGCTGGCGGATTATTTGAAGGACCGCTTCGAGGTATTCGAGGTGTCGCACAATGAGGCGAGCCCGAACGAGTTTTACGCCAATCTCTCGGACCGCGTGGCCTCTGGTGTGATGAGCGGCGAATACGATCGCGCGATTCTCGTGTGCGGGACGGGCATTGGTGTAAGCATCTCGGCGAACAAGGTGCCGGGCATTCGCGCCGCGCTGTGCCACGATACTTATTCGGCGGAACGCGCGGCGCTTTCCAACAACGCGCAGATCATCACGATGGGCTCGCGCGTGATCGGACCTGAAGTCGCGAAGACCATAGCCGATTCGTTTCTCGCCAATACCTTCGACGAGAATGGACGCAGCGCGGGCAATGTGAACGCGATCAACGAGCTCGACGACAAGTATCATCGCTAG
- a CDS encoding triose-phosphate isomerase has product MSDTPFWVGTSWKMNKTLAQAIAFAEGLLASPDDPRIQCFVIPPFTAIREVKSILAETNVKVGAQNMHWAEEGAWTGEISPPMLVDCGMDLVELGHSERREHFGETDDTVGRKVEAAVRHGLTPLICIGETLADKESGRAADVLATEVRGALARLSPEQRTAPILLAYEPVWAIGESGIPASPEYADARQAEISKVAEETLGRSIPCLYGGSVNPGNCAELAACPHIDGLFIGRSAWSVSGYLDILKRVGAVL; this is encoded by the coding sequence ATGTCTGATACCCCGTTCTGGGTTGGCACGAGCTGGAAGATGAACAAGACCCTGGCGCAAGCGATCGCTTTCGCCGAGGGTTTGCTCGCGAGCCCTGACGACCCGCGAATCCAGTGCTTCGTGATTCCGCCGTTCACCGCGATTCGCGAAGTGAAGTCGATTCTCGCCGAGACCAATGTCAAGGTCGGCGCGCAAAACATGCATTGGGCCGAAGAGGGCGCGTGGACCGGCGAGATTTCCCCGCCGATGCTGGTCGATTGCGGCATGGATCTCGTCGAACTCGGCCATTCCGAACGGCGCGAGCACTTCGGCGAAACCGACGACACCGTCGGACGCAAGGTCGAGGCCGCCGTGCGTCACGGATTGACGCCGCTGATCTGCATTGGCGAAACGCTCGCCGACAAAGAGAGCGGACGCGCTGCGGACGTATTGGCCACCGAGGTGCGCGGCGCGTTGGCGCGTCTTTCTCCAGAACAACGAACGGCGCCGATTCTGCTCGCGTACGAGCCTGTATGGGCTATCGGCGAGAGCGGCATTCCGGCTAGTCCCGAATATGCGGATGCGCGTCAAGCCGAGATCAGCAAAGTGGCGGAGGAAACGCTCGGGCGAAGCATTCCCTGTTTGTACGGCGGCTCCGTCAATCCGGGCAACTGCGCGGAACTGGCCGCGTGCCCGCACATCGATGGACTTTTCATCGGCCGTTCGGCGTGGAGCGTGAGCGGCTATCTGGATATTTTGAAACGCGTCGGCGCGGTGCTTTGA
- a CDS encoding D-ribose ABC transporter substrate-binding protein: MTMKRKTLILAALAVAAPLFASQAQAAGGLISIIVNDPANPYWLAEGNIAAAEAKKLGYSANVSASKGDTNTESQQIDTAITNKSVAIILDPANASGSVGAVKKAIAANIPVFLVNAEINQPGLAKAQLVSNNAQGAALGAQQWTKDVGSKGNYVELLGSPSDNNAATRSNGYKSVLSQYPDLKMVGSQVANWDRTQGFNATQSLLQAHPDVIGVISGNDEMALGAIAALKQSGKLKNVKVGGFDGSPAAVEAVKAGELQYTVLQPVAEFSAKAVQEADQFLKTGKTGAASEKQLFDCVLITKANVSKYTAPFVLSK, from the coding sequence ATGACTATGAAGAGAAAGACCTTGATCCTTGCGGCCCTCGCCGTGGCTGCGCCCTTGTTTGCGAGCCAGGCTCAGGCGGCGGGCGGGCTGATCAGCATTATCGTCAACGATCCCGCCAATCCTTACTGGCTCGCCGAAGGCAACATCGCGGCGGCGGAAGCCAAGAAGCTAGGCTATAGCGCAAACGTGTCGGCATCGAAAGGCGACACGAACACCGAAAGCCAGCAGATCGACACGGCCATCACCAACAAGTCGGTTGCGATCATTCTCGATCCGGCCAATGCGAGCGGCTCCGTCGGCGCCGTGAAGAAGGCGATTGCCGCGAACATTCCGGTGTTCCTCGTCAACGCGGAAATCAACCAGCCGGGGCTCGCGAAGGCGCAGCTCGTGTCGAACAACGCGCAAGGCGCGGCGCTCGGTGCTCAGCAATGGACGAAGGATGTCGGGTCGAAGGGCAACTATGTCGAATTGCTCGGCTCGCCTTCGGATAACAACGCCGCGACGCGGTCCAACGGCTACAAGTCGGTGCTCTCGCAGTATCCGGATCTGAAGATGGTCGGCTCGCAAGTGGCCAACTGGGATCGTACGCAAGGCTTCAATGCAACGCAGAGCCTGCTCCAGGCGCACCCGGATGTGATCGGCGTGATCAGCGGCAACGATGAAATGGCGCTCGGCGCGATTGCGGCGCTCAAGCAATCGGGCAAGCTGAAGAACGTGAAAGTCGGTGGTTTCGATGGCTCGCCGGCCGCGGTCGAGGCAGTGAAAGCGGGCGAGTTGCAGTACACCGTGCTGCAACCGGTCGCGGAGTTTTCCGCCAAGGCCGTGCAGGAAGCCGATCAGTTCCTGAAGACCGGCAAGACGGGCGCCGCCAGCGAAAAGCAGTTGTTCGACTGCGTGCTGATCACGAAGGCGAACGTGTCGAAATACACCGCGCCGTTCGTGCTTTCGAAGTGA
- a CDS encoding ABC transporter permease: MNDAAKTSTRSGSSGEGFDLGKVLLEGRAFFALIAIIIIFSFLSPNYFAVENFLTMASHVAIYGILAIGMLLVIINGGIDLSVGSTLGLSGVVAGFFMQGVTLNMFGVVMYPSVWVVVVLCCALGAFIGLVNGILIARFKVPAFVATLGVMYVVRGFALLMTNGLTYNNLGGQADLGNTGFDYLGFDRLFNVPVGVLILAIIAILGSIALNRSAFGRWLYASGGNDRAAELSGVPVKRVLISVYMLSGMCAAIAGLILSSQLTSAGPTAGTTYELTAIAAVVIGGASLMGGTGNIRGTLLGAFVIGFLSDGLVIIGISSYWQTVFTGAVIVLAVLLNAIQYRRKVKRPTPTGGPLASPQGGGKA, translated from the coding sequence ATGAACGACGCTGCCAAAACATCGACTCGCTCCGGATCGTCCGGCGAAGGGTTCGACCTCGGCAAAGTGCTGCTCGAAGGACGCGCGTTCTTCGCGCTGATCGCCATCATCATCATCTTTTCGTTTCTCTCGCCGAATTATTTCGCAGTAGAAAATTTCCTTACGATGGCCTCACACGTGGCTATCTACGGGATTCTCGCGATCGGCATGCTGCTCGTGATCATCAACGGCGGCATTGATTTGTCGGTGGGTTCGACGCTCGGGCTGTCGGGCGTCGTCGCTGGATTTTTCATGCAAGGCGTGACGCTCAATATGTTCGGGGTCGTCATGTACCCGTCGGTCTGGGTCGTGGTGGTGCTGTGCTGCGCGCTCGGCGCGTTCATCGGGCTCGTGAACGGCATTCTCATTGCGCGCTTCAAGGTGCCGGCTTTCGTCGCCACGCTCGGCGTGATGTACGTGGTGCGCGGTTTCGCCCTTCTCATGACCAATGGCCTCACGTACAACAACCTGGGCGGTCAGGCGGACCTGGGCAATACCGGCTTCGACTACCTGGGCTTCGACCGCTTGTTCAACGTGCCGGTGGGCGTGCTGATTCTCGCGATCATCGCGATTCTCGGCAGTATCGCGCTCAATCGCTCGGCCTTCGGGCGCTGGCTCTATGCGTCCGGCGGCAACGACCGCGCGGCGGAATTGTCGGGCGTGCCCGTGAAGCGCGTGCTGATCAGCGTGTACATGTTGTCGGGAATGTGCGCGGCTATCGCGGGACTGATTCTTTCGTCGCAGCTCACGTCCGCCGGGCCGACCGCGGGCACGACCTACGAACTCACGGCCATCGCGGCGGTCGTGATCGGCGGGGCATCGCTGATGGGCGGCACCGGCAACATTCGCGGCACGTTGCTCGGCGCGTTCGTGATCGGCTTTCTGTCCGACGGGCTCGTGATTATCGGCATCTCGTCTTACTGGCAAACGGTATTCACCGGCGCGGTCATCGTGCTCGCGGTGTTGCTCAACGCCATTCAATATCGCCGCAAGGTCAAGCGTCCGACGCCGACCGGCGGCCCACTGGCTTCTCCGCAAGGCGGCGGCAAGGCATAG
- a CDS encoding sugar ABC transporter ATP-binding protein: MSTINPTNEQGAAKDGVLLSARDVVKSYGGVHALKGVNFEIHRGKVTTLFGENGAGKSTLMKILSGVEKPTSGEIELDGERVAFTSSTDARNHGISIIHQELSLAPNLSVRDNVFMGRELRTPTGVNFAEEARQTRALMEELEEDVDPMTLVRDLRLGQQQVVEIARALSVDSRILIMDEPTSALSASEVEVLFKVIRDLTSRGVSIVYISHHLEEALQVTDYAVVLRDGRITATAERKDIDLAWIVRNMVGENFDLGSPPTGYEFGEVALDIDDVSIADESGSGVSVVDRLSLKVRAGEIVCIYGLMGAGRTELLEAVAGRTRLPVTGGTIRLEGESMAGLSIAQRIGRGLVLVPEDRQRDGLVPTMSVGSNLSLASIRSFVKGILMSPPVERELVGQSIRNVHVKTSGPGASIRSLSGGNQQKVVIGKMLATGPRVILLDEPSRGIDIGAKSEVFRLLAENAKKGLAVVYSTSEVGECLSVAHRIIVMRRGKISAEFGPDANKDDIMAASGEAVVA; encoded by the coding sequence ATGAGCACCATCAATCCAACCAACGAACAGGGCGCGGCGAAGGATGGCGTGCTGCTGTCCGCGCGCGATGTCGTCAAGTCGTATGGCGGCGTGCATGCGCTCAAGGGCGTGAACTTCGAGATTCATCGCGGCAAGGTCACGACGCTCTTCGGCGAAAACGGCGCGGGCAAGTCGACGCTCATGAAAATCCTCTCCGGCGTGGAAAAGCCGACCTCCGGAGAAATCGAGCTGGATGGCGAACGCGTGGCGTTCACGTCATCGACGGATGCGCGCAATCACGGCATCTCGATCATTCATCAGGAACTGAGTCTCGCGCCGAACCTGAGCGTGCGCGACAACGTCTTCATGGGCCGCGAGCTGCGCACGCCGACCGGCGTCAACTTCGCCGAGGAAGCGCGGCAGACGCGCGCGCTGATGGAGGAACTCGAAGAAGACGTCGACCCCATGACGCTGGTGCGCGATCTGCGCCTCGGTCAGCAGCAGGTCGTCGAGATCGCGCGGGCGTTGTCGGTCGATTCGCGCATTCTGATCATGGACGAACCGACTTCGGCGCTGAGCGCATCCGAAGTGGAGGTGCTGTTCAAGGTGATTCGCGACTTGACGAGCCGGGGCGTGTCGATCGTCTACATCTCGCATCATTTGGAAGAAGCATTGCAGGTCACGGACTATGCCGTGGTGCTGCGCGATGGCCGCATCACTGCGACGGCGGAGCGCAAGGACATCGACCTCGCATGGATCGTGCGCAACATGGTCGGCGAGAACTTCGACCTCGGCTCGCCGCCGACCGGCTACGAGTTCGGCGAAGTCGCGCTCGATATCGACGATGTCAGCATTGCCGATGAATCCGGCTCAGGCGTGTCCGTGGTCGATCGTCTGTCGCTCAAGGTGCGCGCGGGAGAGATCGTCTGCATCTACGGACTGATGGGCGCGGGCCGCACGGAACTGCTCGAAGCGGTCGCGGGACGCACGCGGCTGCCGGTGACGGGCGGAACCATTCGGCTCGAAGGCGAGAGCATGGCGGGGCTGAGTATTGCGCAGCGCATTGGCCGTGGGCTCGTGCTGGTGCCGGAAGATCGTCAGCGCGACGGCCTCGTGCCGACGATGAGCGTCGGCTCGAACTTGTCGCTCGCGAGCATCCGCTCTTTCGTGAAGGGCATCTTGATGTCGCCGCCGGTCGAGCGTGAACTCGTCGGCCAGTCGATCCGCAACGTGCACGTGAAGACCTCGGGCCCGGGCGCTTCGATCCGTTCGCTGTCGGGCGGAAATCAGCAGAAGGTGGTGATCGGCAAGATGCTGGCAACCGGACCGCGCGTCATTCTGCTCGATGAACCCAGTCGCGGCATCGACATCGGTGCGAAGTCGGAAGTCTTTCGTCTGCTCGCCGAGAACGCGAAGAAGGGTTTGGCCGTGGTGTATTCGACGTCGGAAGTGGGCGAATGCCTGAGCGTTGCGCATCGCATCATCGTCATGCGGCGCGGAAAGATTTCCGCGGAATTCGGCCCCGACGCCAACAAGGACGACATCATGGCCGCCTCCGGCGAAGCCGTGGTCGCCTGA
- a CDS encoding DUF2291 family protein: MSAMTPSIKHQGKRGMRVVIGIVLLAILLIAMAMSTKIVKIGSGADTQTKEFEPEAYGKKQFPKTQAAIEKRAVDAATLAAAIAKDQDAAGKQYGIAGGGIGPEMSVKFSGVAGKEDSGVYEVKVPGLPDSLVIRVQTGPAINGTDLRDATGDISFGQFTNQIDYQNAGYAINTEMKKQVLSKVDTAKLTGKTVDVVGVFQLINPNGWLITPVKLDAK; the protein is encoded by the coding sequence ATGAGCGCAATGACTCCGTCGATCAAGCATCAGGGCAAGCGCGGCATGCGCGTTGTGATCGGCATCGTGTTGCTGGCCATTTTGCTGATCGCGATGGCCATGAGTACCAAAATCGTGAAGATCGGTTCCGGCGCCGATACGCAGACCAAGGAGTTCGAGCCGGAAGCCTACGGCAAGAAGCAGTTTCCGAAGACGCAGGCCGCGATAGAAAAGCGCGCCGTCGATGCGGCGACGCTGGCCGCCGCCATTGCCAAGGATCAGGACGCGGCGGGCAAGCAATACGGCATCGCGGGCGGCGGCATCGGTCCTGAGATGTCGGTGAAGTTCTCGGGTGTCGCGGGCAAGGAAGACTCCGGCGTGTACGAAGTCAAGGTGCCGGGCCTGCCCGATTCGCTCGTCATACGCGTGCAGACGGGACCGGCGATCAACGGCACCGACTTGCGCGATGCCACGGGCGACATCAGCTTCGGCCAGTTCACGAATCAGATCGATTACCAGAACGCCGGTTACGCCATCAACACGGAGATGAAGAAACAGGTTCTGTCGAAGGTCGATACCGCCAAGTTGACGGGCAAGACAGTCGATGTCGTCGGCGTGTTCCAGCTGATCAATCCGAACGGCTGGCTCATCACTCCTGTGAAGCTGGACGCGAAATGA
- the dhaL gene encoding dihydroxyacetone kinase subunit DhaL yields the protein MMSALSTADNAQLFRELASTIAAARDELCRLDGVIGDADHGIAMEQGFSAASRAIDALPSDCTFADQWNAAAKSFLNAVGASSGPLYATAFMRAAKAAGARQALPLNEAPGLIVAMAEGIRSRGKAEVGEKTMVDAWAPAASAAEEGMADGLSVSDILTRVREAANAGAESTKAMVATKGRSARLGERSIGHIDPGAASAAMVINVIAENWGRHDTH from the coding sequence ATGATGTCCGCGCTTTCCACCGCCGACAACGCGCAACTGTTCCGCGAACTCGCGAGCACCATCGCGGCGGCGCGCGACGAACTGTGCCGGCTCGACGGCGTGATCGGCGACGCGGACCACGGCATCGCGATGGAGCAGGGCTTTTCTGCCGCGTCCAGGGCCATCGACGCGTTGCCGTCCGACTGCACGTTCGCGGATCAGTGGAACGCCGCGGCCAAGAGTTTTCTCAACGCGGTCGGCGCATCGTCGGGGCCGCTTTACGCAACGGCGTTCATGCGCGCGGCGAAGGCGGCGGGTGCGCGTCAGGCATTGCCGCTGAACGAGGCGCCGGGGTTGATCGTCGCGATGGCCGAAGGCATCCGGTCGCGCGGCAAGGCGGAAGTCGGCGAAAAAACCATGGTCGATGCGTGGGCGCCTGCCGCCTCGGCAGCCGAAGAAGGCATGGCGGACGGCTTGTCCGTGAGCGACATCCTGACGCGCGTTCGCGAAGCGGCGAACGCGGGCGCGGAATCCACGAAGGCGATGGTGGCGACCAAGGGAAGATCGGCGCGCCTCGGTGAACGCAGCATCGGTCACATCGATCCGGGCGCGGCCTCCGCCGCGATGGTCATCAACGTGATTGCAGAAAACTGGGGAAGACATGACACGCACTGA
- a CDS encoding dihydroxyacetone kinase subunit DhaK, protein MPGTMTQKLINDGDAAVDEMLEGVMAAHGDLLTRSDSAPRAIIARNGPREGKVALIIGGGSGHEPTFLGFVGRGLADAAVIGNVFASPPPQPAVDAALAAHGNAGVLFMYGNYAGDVMNFDMATELLELDGVEARTVLTTDDIASAPRDKRETRRGVAGNVFIFKAAGAAADLMMPLGEVERVARHANARTYTLGVALAPCSLPQTRQPNFEIAAGDMEIGMGIHGEPGMRREALRTADDITDEIMDAILAEMGAAKGDRVAVLVNSLGSTPLMELYILNRRVSQRLQEAGLVVHRTLVGPLCTSLEMAGASITVMHLDDELQRLIDHPCECAMFQQRAA, encoded by the coding sequence ATGCCAGGCACGATGACACAAAAGCTGATCAACGATGGCGATGCCGCCGTCGACGAGATGCTCGAAGGCGTCATGGCCGCGCACGGCGATCTGCTGACGCGCAGCGACAGCGCGCCCCGGGCGATCATCGCGCGCAACGGGCCGCGTGAGGGCAAGGTGGCGTTGATCATCGGCGGAGGATCGGGACACGAGCCGACGTTTCTGGGCTTCGTTGGCCGCGGTCTCGCTGATGCCGCCGTGATCGGCAACGTCTTCGCTTCGCCGCCGCCGCAACCGGCCGTCGATGCCGCGCTCGCCGCGCATGGCAACGCGGGCGTGCTGTTCATGTACGGCAATTACGCGGGCGATGTCATGAACTTCGACATGGCGACCGAACTGCTCGAACTCGACGGCGTCGAGGCGCGCACCGTGCTGACCACCGACGACATCGCCTCCGCGCCGCGCGACAAGCGCGAGACGCGGCGCGGCGTGGCGGGCAACGTGTTCATCTTCAAGGCAGCGGGCGCCGCGGCGGACCTGATGATGCCGCTCGGCGAGGTGGAGCGCGTCGCGCGCCATGCCAACGCGCGCACGTACACGCTCGGCGTGGCGCTCGCGCCTTGCTCGCTGCCGCAGACGCGTCAACCGAACTTCGAGATTGCCGCCGGCGACATGGAAATCGGCATGGGCATTCACGGCGAACCGGGCATGCGCCGGGAAGCCTTGCGCACGGCCGACGACATCACCGACGAAATCATGGATGCGATCCTCGCCGAGATGGGCGCGGCCAAGGGCGACCGCGTGGCGGTACTCGTGAATTCGCTCGGCTCGACGCCGCTCATGGAGCTTTACATTCTCAACCGGCGCGTTTCGCAGCGCTTGCAGGAGGCGGGACTCGTCGTGCATCGCACGCTCGTGGGGCCGCTGTGCACATCGCTGGAAATGGCGGGCGCGTCGATCACCGTCATGCATCTCGACGATGAATTGCAGCGCCTCATCGATCATCCGTGCGAGTGCGCGATGTTTCAGCAGAGGGCCGCATGA